A window of Nicotiana sylvestris chromosome 8, ASM39365v2, whole genome shotgun sequence genomic DNA:
AGCATGAAGATGAATGCTGAGAAGAAGTATTACAGGATAGCTGGGATGCCACTGGCTATGCAAGTGTGGTTTTATGAGTGCTGTTCAGTTGTTGATTCCAAAATTGCACTCCGAGTTGATGACGTGGTCCCCAGAATACTCAATTGGAGAACCACCGGATATCAGCCAACCTTTGCTTATCTGATGAACGGCATGTTCAATGACACCGAGAACATGGTAATATACAAATTGTATCCTTGCTAGTTTATATTTTATTAATAATTAATAGGCATACATTTGCATATAGAAGTATGCCGTTGCATTCAGATACATTTTTGGTGATGTAATACCTGTTGTAATTTCAGATGTCATATTCTCACAAATATGCTGCATACAAATGCATCCGGATTACTTATACATTTGCATACAAGAGACTGCATTCATTTTCAGGGGATGCATACAACATAATACATTTGTATACAAATACATACAGATAGAAAATATTTGTATAATCAGCTGCATACAGACACCAAATACAGCTGCATACATTTTCAGGGGATGCATACAACAATATACATTTGTATACATATGCTTACAGATATAAATACTTGCATACAGATTCAAGATACATGTATACAAATGCATAGGGACTAATAAATAGCTGCATACCCTTATATACAAAAACTGTATACATTTGAATACATCTAATGCATACAAATGCATTCATATGCATACATCAATAAATAACTGTTGTAGCCTTCATTATTAATTCTTCATACAATTGCATATTATTTCCAAATCATTAGTGCTGCCTTATATTCAATACAAATTTCAGTTTGTATTCCAGATCTGCATTTGTATGTTTATAGTAAGACTTTGATTGTATTTCGTTTTTCAAATTGTTTACAAGGACATCAGTCCAAGCGATATAGAGCTTGCCATTATTCAGAATCCTCCTGTAGGCGCCGATGTTGAGAAGAGACCTTCTCCTGCTCATTCAGACAAATCGGGAGAGGATTCAGATGACTTTTCTCCTTCACCCAAGCTTCAATGTAAGAAGAAACATGTTGCAAGTATTGGTCCATATTCATCACTGCCCCATAAAAAGCGCAAGGAACACGAAAGGCATCCTAACGAAACAGAATATCAACCCAAGATTCCTCCTGTTTGTGTATCCGAATTTGGACATAAAGTTTTGCATGACAATCAgctgcaagattcctaaaatgacgaagtatcttctttgaggAAAGACCTAAATTCATTCAAAGAATACGTGAGTATTTAACCACAAATTAAACATTACAGTTTAATGAATAACATTCATATATTTTTGGCGCAatcttataattatttttgtattgtTAAGGTTGTGGGAGAGTTCAAGTCTCTAAGAACATTGATCAATGATAACTTCAAGAAGCTTCTGACCATCTTTAACAAAATCAGCAAACTGAAAGTTTACACCAGAGAAAGGAACCCATAGGGAGACGTGATGATGGCATTGACACAGATGTCGGAGATAATGTTAAGGTTTATCATTCTTAACATATTGAGCATTTGTTTATATCTCTTGCTTGCTGTTATAATTAAATAATTGTATTTATAAATGTTGTATGTATTCGACTAGCCTTTAACTGCCTCACTAAACTGATAAATGCATCGGCCAACACATGTATTTACCTGTATTCATATCTGTGTTAACCTTAATATGTAAATGGAATTAACTACTGTATTTAAacatattcagctgtattttgaTGTATTCTGATTTGTATTTCTTGAATATGTGTGATGTATTTCAAACTCCCATTTCCATTACCAAAATCTATTTTCTTACTACACTTatatgtatttaactgtattgTAACATTAAGTTAATACACTAACAATGATACATACACCTAACAGAAACAAGTGCTTAATGATCAATGTTTGGAGTATAGAGGGGAGGGGAAAACTACATCAGAGGTGCCGTCCAACATACCATCTACTGGTCAAGAGGGTGTATCTACAGAATTCTATGTATCTCAATTTGAGCTGGACGACAAGTTTCTTCCCAGTCAAATTCTAGAAACTAGAATTGTGATTCACAACAATGCAAAAAAAGCTGAATCAACCCCAATACCATCTCATGGGAATCGGCGACCAAGTAGATGGTACTTTTCGCCTTATGAGTCTAACTTCGACTCCGTAGGTTAGTATTTTTATAAAGTCAAGATTCAGCTTTCCTCATGgtttttaaatttaaaagtcTCTAATCACGAATTCAATGAACAACAAGTACCTCAGTAAAGTTGACCCCCATTTTTGAAAAAAGACACCCCTTTCAGGATGATTCAATAACGGGGCCACATCCTATGTTAATCATTCAGGAATATGACAAATGGGTTCGTGATGGTCTTCTCGCTAGACATGATCAGAGGTGAGTTTTCCCCCGGTATGTGTATtaagtttttatatttttaaaaatgtatataatattttttatacCATACTTGTAGAAGTAATTTGGAAGACCATTACAAGAAGAACAAGTCAACACTTCATATACCATTGGATTTTGGTGTTGATCAAGTTAATTCAAAAAATTGATTTTACCTTCTATTGTTTGACGGGAAGCTATGGGATGACAACGTAAGTTTTTTCCCCTAACTGACTAATTTTCTTTGAATAACAACATGTTGTTTTATTCAGctatattcagctgtattattcaTCTGCATTCAACTGTATTAAGCTATATTCAACTGTATTCTAGTTATAGTCAGTTGAATTGAACTGTATTAATCAGCTATAGTCAGCTGAATTTAATTGCTATATTCACCTTTATTCAACTTCTGCATTCAGTTGTATTTAGgtgtattcagatgtattcaGTTATAGTCAGTTGAATTGAACTGTATTAATCAGCTATAGTTAACTGTATTCAATTGTTATATTCAGCTTTATTCAACATctttattcagctgtattcagcTAATTTCAATTAAATTCAACTGTTTTAATCAGCTGTAGTCAGATGTATTCAACTGCATTTGTATTCCGCTTTATTCAACTcctgtattcagatgtatttaaCTATATTCAGTTGAATTCAAATGTTTTATTCAGCTATAGTCAGCTGTATTCAACTGCATTTCTCTGTATTCAACTGTAGACAGTCATATTGAAGTCTTTAAATCGTAAGTAGTCAATTGTATTATTCAAtattattcagctgtattcagcTATATTCAGTTGTTTTCAATTGTTTTAATCAGATGTAGTAAGTTGTAGTCAGTTGTAGTCAACAATTTTATTCACATACAATCTATTGTATTCAACTATATTTTTCATATGTATTTCTCTGTATTCAGCTATATTCTTTAATAGTTTGATTAATTGGACTCACACCATGTACTTAACTTTGTGTATAGCATATTGACGTCATATTCTACTATTTGAGAAAAAAGGGAAAGTACAATCAAACAAGCAACTTCAAGTATACAACTGTTGATTGTATATTCAAGACAAGAATCACTGAAATATTCAACATGTATGCTGATACAGATAGTAATGCTAATGTAGCCAAAGAAGAGGATGTGGTATGTGAGTACATAAGAGGCTACAAATTGCATGCAAATGTACCTTGGCATACTGTGGATAATGTCATGATACCAGTCAACTTGAAGGACAAACTACACTGGGTATTGGCTGTTGTCTCATTCAAGGAGAGATGTACCAAAGTGTATGACTCGTACAGATCTGCAGGTCATGATGCTTATGTAGTTTCTGAGATTTATAAGATAGCTAAGCTTGTACCTCTATATCTATCAATCAGTGGCTTTTACAGAGATAGTCAAGGCATAGATTGGTCTACTTACTCAGCATATACTGACAAGTCACATAATGATCCCTTTGAAGTTTTTTTCATTTCAGATCTGCCTCAACAGAAAGCTGGTAGCATGTAAGTATTCAAGCATCAttattgtatgttatatacaaatctaattgtatgaattatttttaattgtttcaATCAATTATTTTTTAGTGATTGTGGGGTGCATGTTGCAGCATACGCAGAGTTTCTGAGCACTCTTGGAGAGATTCCACAAATAACATTTGATTCCTCTCTACTTCGTCAAAGATATGGTGATCTCCTCTGGGACTATGCTATGCGAAAGATAGACGTTGATGCCATAAGTGAGAATGAATCACCTTCAAAGATTGCTAGACAAATCACGGAGTCAGATTCAAATATGCAGATAGTGTTAGAGTAGCTTTAGGTTATTGTAGTTTTGGAGTGTAGTTTCAAGATGAATACTATTTTGAGTAGTTTTTGGTGTAGATGGTATTTAGTTTGAAAAACTTATCACTTTATCAACAATGTTAGTGTATGACAATTGTAACTTTTCAATCACTGTTTCACTGGTTTATTCATAAGTATTCATGCTTATTCTTCAGTTTGGATACATATTTATCTTACAGGATTCAAGTATATGTTAATACCAAGCAACTTTGCTTGAACACATTTTAGTTAATGAACATGTTAATGTCAAAGTCAGAAACTTTATGTATGCTGATGGTAGGTTATATAAAAGAATTTAGATGTATTTTTTTCTGGATTCAGTTGTATTCAGTCGTATTTAACTGTCAAATTcagttgtattcagttgtattcagcaACATCCATTCAGCTGTATCTTCCAAGTTCAGATAACACATATTAAAGAACACAATTTCAAATGTATTAAACAGGTTTTACGTAATCAGTTGTATTCAGCTTGTTTTATTCAGCAGTAGTTAGTTGTATTTAAGTGtattattcagctgtattcagttgtattttggTGTATTCATTTACATTCAGTGCTActcaactgtattattcataAAAATACTTCAGCTGTATCCAGTTGTATTTTTTAGTATTCATCTATACTCAGTTATACTCAACTATATAGTGCATATGTATTTATCTGTATAAAAATATTTCAACTATATGTATTCAGAAACTATTCAcgaaagtcatttcaaaatataTTACTTGACAATGAGAATTTATTACTTGACAATGTTAACATAAGTATTGACAAATCGTTGAAGCACTAATACATGTCAGAGTGTTAACTATTTATTACGTGGAGCATTTCTACACGTTCGCTTGTTATGTCCTCCCCCATATATGCTACATGAATGTTGATTTTTTGACTGCAACAATTCACTTAAAGTTTTATCGCGCTTCTTCTTTGGCCTTCCAGAAGGTCTTTTCCATTTGGGTGGTAGTACAACCTCCTCTACAACATGTTCTGGTATATTCCAGTCATTTCTGTCCGGTAGCGGGTACACTGGCAAATCATATGTCATTACAATTGTATTTGGTTTGTAATAGTTAGAGCAATATTCTTTTGGCATTAGAAACTTGCTCTTCAATACAGCCCAAGCATGTGGGCATGGCAATTCATCAAATTGGAACCTCCCACAAACACATTTTCTCTCTAATAGGCAGACTGTGTAATTCCTCCCACCATCGTTAACCGTATGTAAGTATTCAGTTGATGGTACCACCTACATTTAAAAGTAGAAATATAAATTTTGAGCACATATATCTGAATTACCAAATGTATAATGCTGAATTAATAAGTTACATACAACTGAAATTTTTGCATATAGATGAATATATCAAATATTTAGACCAACAGAATACCATATGTAATTAGTGCAGAACTTATCCGAATTCTGCTGTACTTTAGGCAAAAGGATGCTAACAAAAGCATTAGAATCATACGTATTGACAATACATATTAAAATTACAGATAATACATCTTTGTTAGTTATATTCTGATGTATTCCAATAGTTTTTGCAGCATGCTTTTAGttatattcagttgtattcatatCAGATCTACGGATAAATATATCTTTTATGAGTTTGAATAtagttgtattcatatgtattaatGGTAGTTCTACTTAAAAAATcattgtattcagttgtattcatgcCATTAATTCAGTAACAATTAAGCTATATACAACAATGACATTAAAATATAACTTACAGTCATACGTGTAGACATTGCCTCATTCAAAGTCAGCATCTCCTGGTATTTTTTTCCAATCGTCGTGTATGTCTGTGTAGCTTCTTTGCGGTTACTACAATTCCAACGTCCAAACATCTTCCTAACTTCTTTGAGGAAGTCGTATATTGGCAATTTCCTTGCTGAAACTAGTGAGACATTGATTGACTCAGCAATATTTGACGTCATTTTCCATCCCCTGTTAACAGGTGCATACAACCTAGTCCAATTTTCGTAACCAGCTAACTCTAAGTATTCTTTCACTCTAATATCTACCTTCTCCACCTTCTCCATCAGACT
This region includes:
- the LOC104220352 gene encoding uncharacterized protein → MAKAYTQAEFDSLMEKVEKVDIRVKEYLELAGYENWTRLYAPVNRGWKMTSNIAESINVSLVSARKLPIYDFLKEVRKMFGRWNCSNRKEATQTYTTIGKKYQEMLTLNEAMSTRMTVVPSTEYLHTVNDGGRNYTVCLLERKCVCGRFQFDELPCPHAWAVLKSKFLMPKEYCSNYYKPNTIVMTYDLPVYPLPDRNDWNIPEHVVEEVVLPPKWKRPSGRPKKKRDKTLSELLQSKNQHSCSIYGGGHNKRTCRNAPRNK
- the LOC138874991 gene encoding uncharacterized protein produces the protein MADSMPHKMITRGIPTKILNFDGLSFSLQITKGESDFAGKSATTVSQRRTKLHNDKSKEVHVEKFSKERKNSVVSKMKKPMNDSSCVNVKEVAAKKKKYTTPKVSQLKENLTPDQYQQLGNTCFGSFLQMKRCEVQHQLFRCFMALQLEDTPNNVFAVHVNGTSLHFTLREFAIVTSLKCVGNDEDFEFSEKFPNRLIETYFGGSNLVKKEQLMKCFADKNWGPDNDGDALKISLLYFIHTFIFSSEKNSTTIPRLHFDLVERGRYSEYHWGLKAFEMLTKSISMKMNAEKKYYRIAGMPLAMQVWFYECCSVVDSKIALRVDDVVPRILNWRTTGYQPTFAYLMNGMFNDTENMDISPSDIELAIIQNPPVGADVEKRPSPAHSDKSGEDSDDFSPSPKLQCKKKHVASIGPYSSLPHKKRKEHERHPNETEYQPKIPPVCQTESLHQRKEPIGRRDDGIDTDVGDNVKKQVLNDQCLEYRGEGKTTSEVPSNIPSTGQEGVSTEFYVSQFELDDKFLPSQILETRIVIHNNAKKAESTPIPSHGNRRPSRCCSQMYSTAFVFRFIQLLYSDVFNYIQLNSNVLFSYSQLYSTAFLYVHIDVIFYYLRKKGKYNQTSNFKYTTVDCIFKTRITEIFNMYADTDSNANVAKEEDVVCEYIRGYKLHANVPWHTVDNVMIPVNLKDKLHWVLAVVSFKERCTKVYDSYRSAGHDAYVVSEIYKIAKLVPLYLSISGFYRDSQGIDWSTYSAYTDKSHNDPFEVFFISDLPQQKAGSIDCGVHVAAYAEFLSTLGEIPQITFDSSLLRQRYGDLLWDYAMRKIDVDAISENESPSKIARQITESDSNMQIVLE